One genomic segment of Gadus chalcogrammus isolate NIFS_2021 chromosome 3, NIFS_Gcha_1.0, whole genome shotgun sequence includes these proteins:
- the LOC130379784 gene encoding vasorin-like yields MSAMTLLPPVALLFLLSFRLASSRDCPLYCNCQDNSVIFCIGRSSTKVPSGVPADTKKLYIFQNGISTLAQDNFSGLEQLDMLDLSQNELTQVPDGVFEPLSELKNLDLSSNHITNISKGMFSGLHQLERLYLYSNRIQSIQADAFEGLGRLLELKLQKNRLTTLPLLRLPRLLLLDLSFNRIPALGPADLQTPNLEALKIVSLGLTSLDEELMASFKNLHDLDISSNQLFELPVALKSLKMLISLDLANNPIRVLKMDICQKMVGLQKLDLSGLSLPGFTEGFFQSFPKLSHLTVAKNPFNCLCPLAWFPVWLRERNIVLGRPEETRCHFPLVNARKKLSELEYHDFGCPSTTTVVGGYPIESTAVPFSPSTAPEATNTNAIPPPPSSEEPNYFNPNHHPRLIEPPVSPSASSREREQHICPGNICLNGGTCHFDPLGQLACTCPRGTYGLYCENMDEVFVPPKSLVTEFPLMDPVATSEPDAIISRTVTSTSILLDLHRFIETRPHIRGIRLTYRNLSGPDRRPMVISVPANYPEYTLRGLRPNCTYSVCASPLGERVSSRANGSAETGLCTEARTAGLQPTSSEPRVETQSQLTYTLFPAVAALALVLGVSIVAGAIICLRKRRQTKAGIELELGPTELDPAELEAVKAGLESRGNGTLPQKLPEIDGSQTPHSPASSQQNGVLEYEVPLMQGHSASNNNVAASKPSYF; encoded by the coding sequence aTGTCCGCCATGACGCTGCTGCCCCCGGttgccctcctcttcctcctctccttcaggcTGGCGTCGTCCAGGGACTGCCCCCTGTACTGCAACTGCCAAGACAACAGCGTCATCTTCTGCATCGGCCGTTCGTCCACCAAGGTGCCGAGCGGAGTGCCCGCTGACACCAAGAAGCTCTACATCTTCCAGAACGGCATCAGTACTCTGGCACAGGATAACTTCTCTGGCTTGGAACAGCTAGATATGCTAGACCTGAGCCAGAATGAGCTCACCCAGGTTCCAGACGGAGTGTTTGAGCCGCTGTCCGAACTGAAAAACCTGGACCTTTCTTCAAATCACATCACCAATATTTCCAAGGGCATGTTCTCTGGCCTCCATCAGCTGGAGAGGCTTTATCTATACTCCAACCGCATCCAGAGCATCCAGGCAGACGCCTTCGAAGGCCTGGGGAGGTTGCTTGAGCTCAAGCTCCAGAAGAACCGACTCACCACGTTGCCCTTACTGCGTCTCCCCAGGCTTCTGCTGCTCGACCTCAGCTTCAACAGGATCCCAGCCCTGGGACCCGCAGACCTCCAGACCCCGAATTTGGAGGCCCTAAAAATTGTATCCCTGGGGCTCACGTCCCTGGATGAGGAGCTGATGGCCTCCTTCAAGAACCTGCATGATCTGGACATCTCCTCCAACCAGCTGTTTGAGCTTCCCGTGGCTTTGAAGTCCCTGAAGATGCTGATCAGTCTCGACCTGGCCAACAACCCAATCAGGGTGCTCAAGATGGACATCTGCCAAAAGATGGTGGGGCTTCAGAAGCTTGACCTAAGTGGCCTCAGCCTCCCAGGATTCACCGAGGGCTTTTTCCAGAGCTTCCCTAAGTTGAGCCACCTGACAGTAGCCAAGAATCCGTTTAACTGCCTCTGTCCGCTGGCCTGGTTTCCCGTATGGCTTCGAGAAAGAAATATTGTTCTGGGACGACCTGAGGAAACCAGATGCCACTTCCCCCTGGTCAACGCTAGGAAGAAGCTGTCCGAGCTGGAGTACCATGACTTTGGATGTCCATCCACCACCACAGTGGTTGGTGGCTATCCCATTGAAAGCACTGCTGTACCTTTTTCTCCCAGCACGGCTCCAGAAGCCACCAATACTAAtgccatccctcctcccccgtccaGCGAGGAGCCAAACTATTTCAATCCAAACCATCATCCACGTCTCATTGAACCTCCAGTTTCACCTAGTGCCAGCAGCAGGGAGCGAGAGCAACACATTTGCCCGGGTAACATCTGCCTTAATGGGGGAACCTGCCATTTTGATCCCCTTGGGCAACTGGCCTGCACTTGTCCCAGAGGCACATACGGTCTTTACTGTGAGAATATGGACGAGGTCTTTGTTCCACCTAAATCTCTGGTCACAGAGTTTCCTCTGATGGATCCAGTGGCGACCTCCGAACCTGACGCCATCATATCACGTACGGTGACGTCCACCTCGATTCTTCTGGACCTGCATCGCTTCATCGAGACGAGGCCCCACATTCGAGGGATACGTCTGACCTATCGCAACCTCTCCGGACCCGACCGCCGCCCTATGGTCATCAGTGTGCCGGCAAACTACCCAGAGTACACCCTGCGTGGCCTCAGGCCCAACTGCACCTACTCGGTCTGCGCCAGCCCCCTGGGCGAAAGGGTCAGCTCCCGGGCTAACGGCTCGGCGGAGACGGGGCTGTGTACGGAGGCTCGCACCGCCGGTCTCCAACCTACGTCTTCAGAGCCCAGGGTGGAGACCCAGAGCCAGCTGACCTACACTCTGTTCCCCGCTGTCGCCGCCCTGGCCCTTGTTCTCGGGGTGTCTATAGTAGCCGGGGCCATCATCTGCCTGCGGAAGAGGAGGCAGACGAAGGCGGGCATAGAGCTGGAGCTGGGGCCCACGGAACTGGACCCCGCTGAACTGGAGGCGGTGAAAGCCGGCCTGGAGAGTCGCGGAAATGGGACTCTTCCACAAAAACTACCAGAGATTGATGGCAGCCAAACGCCCCATTCGCCTGCCTCCTCGCAACAAAATGGGGTTTTGGAATATGAGGTCCCGCTAATGCAAGGACACAGTGCATCGAATAACAATGTAGCAGCTTCAAAACCCTCTTATTTCTAG